The following proteins are co-located in the Bacteroidales bacterium genome:
- a CDS encoding sigma-70 family RNA polymerase sigma factor, translated as MSNVEAAFRNLHQDLLDGCKTGDQKAQFQIYKLYYKAMYNTSLRIVNDTMEAEDIMQESFLSAFEKIDTYSGTVSFGAWLKKIVVNRSLDALNKRKAVFEDIESHIGIRDESGDETARNEEVDLRVEEVKEAIERLPDGYRVILSLYLLEGYDHDEIAEILSINSSTSRSQLSRAKQKLIAELKQKK; from the coding sequence ATGTCAAATGTAGAAGCTGCATTCAGAAACCTGCACCAGGATCTTTTGGACGGGTGCAAAACCGGCGACCAGAAAGCACAGTTTCAGATCTACAAGTTGTACTATAAAGCAATGTATAACACCAGTCTGAGAATTGTAAATGACACGATGGAAGCCGAAGACATAATGCAGGAGTCGTTCCTGTCGGCCTTTGAAAAGATTGATACATATTCAGGAACAGTAAGTTTCGGAGCCTGGCTGAAGAAAATAGTGGTAAACCGTTCACTTGATGCCCTGAATAAACGCAAAGCGGTCTTTGAAGATATTGAATCTCATATCGGAATAAGAGATGAAAGTGGCGATGAAACGGCCAGAAATGAAGAGGTAGATTTACGGGTTGAAGAGGTTAAGGAAGCAATAGAACGTCTGCCCGATGGTTACAGAGTAATACTTTCACTCTACCTTCTTGAAGGTTATGATCACGATGAAATTGCTGAGATCCTTTCAATTAACAGCAGCACATCACGATCGCAGCTCTCAAGAGCCAAACAAAAACTCATCGCAGAATTGAAACAAAAAAAATGA
- a CDS encoding isoaspartyl peptidase/L-asparaginase, with product MKLCNNLIPAAAFFLFALSGCSNSSNKTEPVPDSSAVNKQEWAIVIHGGAGAMSKDKMTPEMDSLYRASLQQAMGIGKQILINGGTSLDAVEKTINFLENDPLFNAGKGAVFTHDGKNELDASIMDGSNLAAGSVAGVTDIKNPITAARYVMTYSEHVMLTGAGASQFAKEQGLEIVPPEYFKTEARYKELLEILKREKNGTVGCCALDKSGNLAAGTSTGGMSNKRYNRVGDAPIIGAGTYANNATCAVSATGHGEYFIRWTVAHDISALMEYKGLSLKEASELVVNDKLVKAGGSGGVICVDKKGNISMPFNSEGMFRGFATADGKAGVFIYKEE from the coding sequence ATGAAACTCTGTAATAACTTAATTCCGGCAGCTGCTTTTTTTCTGTTTGCCTTATCAGGATGCAGTAACAGCAGCAATAAAACTGAGCCGGTTCCTGATTCATCAGCTGTGAATAAGCAGGAATGGGCGATTGTGATACATGGCGGAGCAGGAGCCATGTCAAAGGATAAAATGACTCCTGAGATGGACAGTCTTTACAGAGCTTCGTTACAGCAGGCAATGGGAATAGGGAAACAGATTCTGATTAATGGTGGAACATCACTTGATGCGGTAGAGAAGACTATTAATTTCCTTGAAAATGATCCTCTTTTCAATGCCGGCAAAGGGGCTGTATTTACTCATGATGGTAAAAATGAGCTTGATGCATCGATTATGGATGGATCAAATCTGGCAGCAGGCTCTGTTGCAGGGGTTACTGACATAAAGAACCCGATCACCGCAGCCAGATATGTAATGACATACTCTGAACATGTAATGCTTACAGGTGCGGGTGCGTCTCAGTTTGCAAAAGAGCAGGGACTTGAAATTGTCCCCCCTGAATATTTTAAAACTGAAGCGCGATATAAGGAACTTCTTGAGATTTTAAAGAGGGAGAAGAATGGAACTGTCGGTTGTTGTGCTCTTGATAAAAGCGGAAATCTTGCTGCCGGTACTTCAACCGGGGGGATGTCGAACAAGAGATATAACAGGGTGGGTGACGCCCCGATCATCGGTGCAGGTACCTATGCCAACAATGCTACCTGTGCAGTATCGGCAACCGGTCACGGTGAGTATTTTATCCGGTGGACAGTCGCACACGATATATCAGCTCTGATGGAGTATAAAGGATTGTCTCTCAAAGAGGCCTCAGAACTTGTTGTAAATGACAAGCTTGTGAAAGCAGGAGGGAGCGGAGGAGTGATTTGTGTTGATAAGAAAGGTAATATATCAATGCCTTTTAACTCAGAAGGGATGTTCAGGGGATTTGCCACAGCAGATGGAAAAGCAGGAGTGTTTATCTATAAGGAAGAATAA